The DNA region CCTCGTTTAACACTTTTGGTTTGATTTTCTTGACCACATTGCCCTCGGCGTCACGGATTTCTTTCACCAAATGAGGTTCCATCCGTTTGCCCTTATTGGCAAGCATGGTTGTATATTGTGCGAGTTGCAGCGTTGTATACTTCGCTTGTTGACCAAACGAGGCAAAGGCTAGACGTGTCAGCCCGGATTCATCTTCATCAGTATATTCCAGTGTACCCAAATACTCTTTAGGCAGGTCCACTCCGGTAGACACACCCAATCCAAAATCTTTCATATATTCATGCCAAACACCGACCCCTTTAACCGCTCCATATTTGTTATAGAGGCCTTTACCAACCATGTCGATCATAAAGGCATTGGAGGATTTTTCGATTGCCCGTCTTGCGGTAATAGAGCCGTTAAATGCCGAGTGTGAGTTTCGAACCTTCCTCCCATCTTTCCCCAAAGTAGCGTAACCTTGGTCAAAATAGGTTTGACCTGTACTGAACAGCCCCTCTTTCAATCCAATTAGTACACTAAGTGGCTTAATAACGGAGCCCAACAAAACAACAGATTCAGCCTTTTTACCCGAATCATTGGGAGGGAAAGACTCCGCGGTTCCGTTGCGGAATACATACTTTATTTTGTCGTAATCCCATTTCTCATTTGGATCATAATCCGGCATGCTGGCCATCGCTACTACGTTACCTGTATCGATTTCCATTGCCACAGCATATCCTGTAATGGCATTAGGCAACTTCCTCAATTCATCTGTAATAGCCTGTTGTGCAACCATCTGAATTTCCTTGTTAATGGTTGTAATTAGGCTATACCCCTTTTCAGGTGGGGTTAGATTCATCGTTCCGTCCGGCAAATTGCGTGCATCAATATCAATGGACTGGTAGCCACTTCGTCCACGAAGTTCTTCCTGATATTGGAGTTCCAATCCATCAAAGCCAACTTTCTCTTCCTGATTATATACAAGACCTGGGTCACGCTGAGTGGAGTTCGACTCCAATATCGTTTTATATTGTTTCAACGTAGTTGGCACTCGCTTGAATTCTCTTGTGTAGCCGACCACCTGAACAGCTACTCCATCCGGATCATATTTTCGCACATTTTCCTCAAGGACCATAACGCCTGGATACTCTGCTTTTTTCTCCATAAAATAGGCAATCTCCTTGGTTGTTAAATCGGATTTAACCAGCCTTGGTACATATCCAAATGTCTTTTGGTAATCCAGATCCAAACGTTTAATGATCTCTTCTGCATCCGGTTGCTCTTTGTCACCCGGATTGAACTGCTTAAACACAGCTGCCAGTTCATCAGCCAGTTCCTGTGCTTCCTGCTTGCGGTCATCATTTCGATAATCTTCATACAACAACACATAGAGGGACTGCACAGGCTCCGAATAAGCCAGCGCTATTTTCCCTGTCGCATCATAGATTGGACCACGAACAGGGGCAAGTGGAATATCTTTGGTATTCCGACTGGTTTCCATATAAGTCAGTTCAGGTCCCTCGACAAATTGCACAAAGGCCAACCTGAAAATAAGGATACTGAATATCACAAACGCAGCGAAAAAAAACATATTCATTCTTGCACTAGACGGCTTGTTGATTGGTGTCTCCTCTTCAGACACTTTCTTTTTTCTCAATCGCTTAAACATGGGATAAGCCTCTCCGTTCTTATGTAAAAGTAGATTCATCTATCACGCCTATTGCATCATTCGGTTCAAATACATACCTTTCCTTCTACAAGTCTATCAAAGGTCAACTGCCATGTCCTCCAGATTTTGGTTACATTTTCGTAAACAGATGAGACATATAGTCCATTCTTCTAAAAAGGTGTCAATACAGACATATTGTTAATCTCATTATTTTTGAAATAAAATTTCATTCTCTTATATAAACGTGGCATGAACGATGTTTGTTACATACTGATTTGCAGCAGCTTATGGGAAAGTTGGCCTCTCAGTCCTGACAAACGTAAAAAGGACTCTCGAAAGGGCAATGTCATTAAGATAAGGCACAGACCCAAAAATGAATAACAAGAGCAGGTCATCCAAAAGATGGCCTGCTTTTTTTGCGTAAAAAAACTTGACAAGTTGTTAGAAATGTGTGGCGAAGCCCCTTGAAACAAAGAGGAGGTTACGCCAATGAATTCGTACGCAATTTCGCTAAAAGACAAGTTGACATCCCTCATACGAGAAATGTCTCTCGCGCCCGCACCTTATGTTAGAAACGCGGAAAACGATTTTACCCGAAAGAAAAAGTTGCCTTTTGAAACGGTAATGCATCTTCTCATCTCTATGGGAGGCAACAGCCTGTACAAGGAGCTTCTGGAATCCCAAGGCTATGATGTGAACACCGCAACCACTTCTGCTTTTGTCCAGCAGCGGAATAAAATTCTGCCGTCTGCTGTGGAGTTCTTGTTTCACCAATTTACGCAATCCTACACGGATATCAAGGACTACCGCGGGTATCGGTTACTTGCCGTTGACGGTTCGGATTTGCATATCGCTACGGACTCGTCAGACACGGATACCTACTTTCAAAATGCGCCTGGGACGAAAGGCTACAACCTGTTGCACTTGAACGCTGCCTATGACTTATGCAACCGACTATATGTAGATGCGGTCGTCCAGCCGCGAAGATTGTGCAACGAGGGAAGGGCGCTCGCCACGATGGTGGATCGTTCTCCCATTCAGGGAAAAACCATTGTCATTGCTGACCGGGGCTATGAAAGCTACAACAATTTCGCACATTTGGAACGCAAGGGGTGGAGCTATGTCATTCGGGTAAAGGATCTGAATTCAAAGGGGATTCTTTCAGGCTTACACTTGCCTTCTGGGGGAGAATTTGATACGAACGTGCATCTGACACTTACCAAAAAGCAAACCAAAGAGATTAAGGCTCAGCCTGAGAAGTATAAGTTCGTCCCATCCACCTCTACCTTTGATTTTTTGGATCTGCAGGAGAATCTGTATTACCCGATTTTCTTTCGGGTTGTTCGTTTTGTACTGCCAACGGGCGATTATGAAACCGTCATTACAAATCTTTCAGCCGATGATTTTCCGCCGGATGCACTGAAATCTATTTATCACCTGCGCTGGGGCATTGAAACTTCTTTCAGGGCACTAAAATACACTGTGGGTCTGACCAATTTTCACGCCAAAAAGCAAGAGTCCATCGTCCAAGAGATATTCGCAAGAATGATCCTGTACAATTTTGCTGAAATGGTGACCTCGCACGTCATCATTTCGCAAATGGATAAACAGCACCTATACCAAGTAAACTTTACGGTTGCTGTTCATGTGTGTAGGTACTTTCTGCGCTCAAGGGACGAAGAACCCCCGCCTGATGTTGAAGCACTGATTCGCAAGAACATATTGCCCATTCGACCCCATCGACCAGGACAGGA from Paenibacillus sp. JNUCC-31 includes:
- a CDS encoding peptidoglycan D,D-transpeptidase FtsI family protein, with protein sequence MFKRLRKKKVSEEETPINKPSSARMNMFFFAAFVIFSILIFRLAFVQFVEGPELTYMETSRNTKDIPLAPVRGPIYDATGKIALAYSEPVQSLYVLLYEDYRNDDRKQEAQELADELAAVFKQFNPGDKEQPDAEEIIKRLDLDYQKTFGYVPRLVKSDLTTKEIAYFMEKKAEYPGVMVLEENVRKYDPDGVAVQVVGYTREFKRVPTTLKQYKTILESNSTQRDPGLVYNQEEKVGFDGLELQYQEELRGRSGYQSIDIDARNLPDGTMNLTPPEKGYSLITTINKEIQMVAQQAITDELRKLPNAITGYAVAMEIDTGNVVAMASMPDYDPNEKWDYDKIKYVFRNGTAESFPPNDSGKKAESVVLLGSVIKPLSVLIGLKEGLFSTGQTYFDQGYATLGKDGRKVRNSHSAFNGSITARRAIEKSSNAFMIDMVGKGLYNKYGAVKGVGVWHEYMKDFGLGVSTGVDLPKEYLGTLEYTDEDESGLTRLAFASFGQQAKYTTLQLAQYTTMLANKGKRMEPHLVKEIRDAEGNVVKKIKPKVLNEVDFADAYWNEVHKGMVTKVSSFDGFPYDYARKTGTSEQGTGPNKKENGVFIAFAPRDNPKLAIAVVVPEGGFGSVSASPIARKIFDAYDEVYGLDGTPKGKKNQEKDTE
- a CDS encoding IS4 family transposase, with translation MNSYAISLKDKLTSLIREMSLAPAPYVRNAENDFTRKKKLPFETVMHLLISMGGNSLYKELLESQGYDVNTATTSAFVQQRNKILPSAVEFLFHQFTQSYTDIKDYRGYRLLAVDGSDLHIATDSSDTDTYFQNAPGTKGYNLLHLNAAYDLCNRLYVDAVVQPRRLCNEGRALATMVDRSPIQGKTIVIADRGYESYNNFAHLERKGWSYVIRVKDLNSKGILSGLHLPSGGEFDTNVHLTLTKKQTKEIKAQPEKYKFVPSTSTFDFLDLQENLYYPIFFRVVRFVLPTGDYETVITNLSADDFPPDALKSIYHLRWGIETSFRALKYTVGLTNFHAKKQESIVQEIFARMILYNFAEMVTSHVIISQMDKQHLYQVNFTVAVHVCRYFLRSRDEEPPPDVEALIRKNILPIRPHRPGQENKRKIRWKSVVSFVYRVA